The following are from one region of the Actinoplanes sp. L3-i22 genome:
- a CDS encoding nitroreductase/quinone reductase family protein produces the protein MEVTVVWKGFWRAVGSIPGFTPVAKRTVTLDRWLSRVTKGRVVALGMAPSLLLTTVGRKSGQERKSPLQYVADQGAYVVVGSNWGGPNAPGWVHNLRAKPAATITIGGRDLAVEAQEATGDERERLWQLFVDQWPGYARYREQAAHRTLRIFRLVPVTAPR, from the coding sequence ATGGAGGTCACGGTGGTCTGGAAAGGTTTCTGGCGGGCGGTCGGCTCGATCCCCGGGTTCACCCCGGTCGCCAAACGGACGGTCACCCTCGACCGCTGGCTGAGCCGGGTCACCAAGGGCCGCGTCGTGGCGCTCGGCATGGCGCCGAGCCTGCTACTCACGACGGTCGGCCGCAAGAGCGGCCAGGAGCGAAAATCGCCTTTGCAGTACGTCGCCGACCAGGGCGCCTATGTCGTGGTCGGCTCCAACTGGGGTGGCCCGAACGCGCCGGGATGGGTCCACAACCTGCGGGCGAAGCCGGCGGCCACCATCACGATCGGCGGCCGGGACCTCGCGGTCGAGGCGCAGGAGGCGACCGGCGACGAGCGCGAGCGGCTGTGGCAGCTGTTCGTCGACCAGTGGCCGGGCTACGCCCGCTACCGCGAGCAGGCCGCGCACCGCACCCTGCGGATCTTCCGCCTGGTGCCGGTCACAGCCCCGCGATAG
- a CDS encoding maleylpyruvate isomerase N-terminal domain-containing protein, producing the protein MSIRDDFLESTAAMIALLARPGVADGWAAPSALPRMRIGGLAAHLVDQVTQLPAVLDAPVADERVALPEHFARSTWVGGDLDSEDSTYIQEASRQQAAAGAPALLAAAGNALAELRRRLPQEPPDRVVQLPFGPWTLSLDDYLVTRLLELVVHCDDLAVSIGADTPEFPPAAFDAVTGVLCRLAARRHGQPAVLRALSRAERAPATIAGL; encoded by the coding sequence GTGAGCATCAGAGACGACTTCCTCGAATCCACCGCGGCGATGATCGCTCTCCTGGCCCGTCCCGGGGTGGCGGACGGCTGGGCGGCGCCGAGCGCCCTGCCCCGGATGCGGATCGGCGGGCTCGCCGCCCATCTCGTCGACCAGGTCACCCAGCTCCCGGCGGTGCTCGACGCGCCGGTCGCCGACGAGCGGGTCGCGCTGCCGGAGCACTTCGCCCGGTCGACGTGGGTCGGCGGCGACCTCGACAGCGAGGACAGCACGTACATCCAGGAGGCGTCCCGGCAGCAGGCGGCCGCCGGCGCGCCGGCCCTGCTCGCCGCCGCCGGGAACGCCCTGGCGGAGCTGCGCCGGCGGCTGCCCCAGGAGCCGCCGGACCGGGTGGTCCAGCTGCCGTTCGGGCCGTGGACGCTGTCCCTCGACGACTACCTGGTCACCCGGCTGCTGGAGCTGGTCGTGCACTGCGACGACCTGGCCGTGAGCATCGGCGCGGACACCCCGGAGTTCCCACCGGCCGCCTTCGACGCGGTGACCGGCGTGCTCTGCCGGCTGGCGGCGCGCCGGCACGGTCAGCCGGCCGTGCTCCGCGCGCTGAGCCGCGCCGAACGGGCCCCGGCGACTATCGCGGGGCTGTGA